A stretch of the Serratia marcescens genome encodes the following:
- a CDS encoding ABC transporter permease, translated as MHGDFNEQNVSAISLDAWNLLYYSLRTSMRFLLGMAWSLLFSVVFAVLAARYTPLRRVILPFVNFMESVPLVGFLTFTTVYFLNLYPHSVMGLECTAIFAVFTGQAWNMMLTLYQTLRIVPKELDEAARSFNYNPWQRFWRLEFIYSVPGLLWNAMVSQSAAWFALVASEAIPVGDRSVELPGVGSYIAEALAQQNVPAILYAIVALAANIVLLDQLVFRPLVRYTARFKYEDVTANRPLGNPWFYNSLAFSHVGAALGHTLRALADLWLFKLPRLWYALGLHRLFRLAAKGNWLWRSLWYLGVVLACVWFGYRLWEYFPKQYFAMLPEWMLLTTARVAAAMLLSVAIFTPLGVWIGMNPRLVKIFQPIIQILAAIPPNIFYPLIAAFIAIYHQDLGWWAIPMIMLGTQWYVLFNVIAGVSAIPTQITEVSETFGLRRFRWWRYYMLPAIFPYIVTGIISAAGGAWNSAIAAEVIQWGSTTLSATGLGAFISVVTDAGKNPESALGCAAMCALVALCIIFVWQPLYRIAETKFKYD; from the coding sequence ATGCACGGTGACTTCAATGAACAAAACGTCTCTGCCATCAGTCTTGATGCCTGGAACCTGCTTTATTATTCGCTCAGAACCAGCATGCGCTTTCTCCTCGGCATGGCCTGGTCGTTGCTGTTTTCTGTGGTTTTCGCCGTGCTGGCCGCGCGCTATACGCCGCTGCGCCGGGTGATCCTGCCCTTCGTCAACTTTATGGAGTCGGTGCCGCTGGTGGGGTTCCTGACCTTCACGACCGTGTATTTTCTCAACCTCTACCCGCACAGCGTGATGGGGCTGGAGTGCACCGCCATCTTCGCGGTGTTTACCGGCCAGGCCTGGAACATGATGCTGACGCTGTATCAGACGCTGCGCATCGTGCCCAAAGAGCTGGATGAAGCCGCACGCAGCTTCAATTACAACCCGTGGCAACGCTTCTGGCGGCTGGAGTTCATCTATTCAGTGCCGGGCCTGCTGTGGAACGCCATGGTGTCGCAATCCGCCGCCTGGTTCGCCCTGGTGGCCTCCGAGGCCATTCCGGTCGGCGATCGCTCGGTCGAACTGCCCGGCGTCGGTTCCTACATCGCCGAAGCGCTGGCGCAGCAGAACGTGCCGGCGATCCTGTATGCGATCGTCGCGCTGGCCGCCAACATCGTGCTGCTCGATCAGCTGGTTTTCCGCCCGCTGGTGCGCTATACCGCGCGCTTCAAATACGAAGACGTCACCGCCAATCGGCCGCTCGGCAATCCGTGGTTTTACAACAGCCTGGCCTTCTCGCACGTCGGTGCGGCGCTGGGCCACACGCTGCGCGCGCTGGCTGACCTGTGGCTGTTCAAGCTGCCGCGGCTGTGGTATGCCCTCGGCCTGCACCGCCTGTTCAGGCTCGCCGCCAAGGGGAACTGGCTGTGGCGCAGCCTGTGGTATCTCGGCGTGGTGCTGGCCTGCGTCTGGTTCGGTTACCGGCTGTGGGAATACTTCCCCAAACAGTACTTCGCCATGCTGCCGGAATGGATGCTGCTCACCACCGCGCGCGTGGCCGCGGCCATGCTGCTCAGCGTGGCGATCTTCACGCCGCTGGGGGTGTGGATCGGCATGAATCCGCGGCTGGTGAAGATCTTCCAGCCGATCATCCAGATCCTGGCGGCCATTCCGCCCAACATTTTCTACCCGCTGATCGCCGCCTTCATCGCCATTTATCATCAGGATCTCGGCTGGTGGGCCATCCCGATGATCATGTTGGGCACCCAGTGGTACGTGTTGTTTAACGTGATCGCCGGCGTTTCCGCCATTCCGACGCAGATCACCGAGGTCAGCGAAACCTTCGGGCTGCGCCGCTTCCGCTGGTGGCGCTACTACATGCTGCCGGCAATTTTCCCCTACATCGTGACGGGCATCATCTCCGCCGCCGGCGGCGCCTGGAACAGCGCCATCGCCGCCGAGGTGATCCAGTGGGGCAGCACCACCCTCAGCGCCACCGGGCTGGGCGCGTTCATTTCCGTCGTCACCGACGCCGGCAAGAACCCGGAGTCCGCGCTGGGCTGCGCCGCGATGTGCGCGCTGGTGGCGCTGTGCATCATCTTCGTCTGGCAACCGCTGTATCGCATCGCGGAAACCAAATTCAAATATGACTGA
- a CDS encoding trehalose-6-phosphate synthase — protein sequence MSRLVLISNKQCDGKDLACAGQTLAADAEPGLWLGWNGDVQNFAQRPISCRQRTGYDQVTFPLSIEEFRRHYQGYYHDGLWPVFHNQPEKAHFTPENYRAYRQLNRRFADIACEHLCPGDTVCIDDYQLLPCAQALKEQGLLNACAFFFHLPFPSAALLRRIPEHRQLIASLLFYDLIGFTTTDDRNAFLSCLTAEFPLEMLPDDQIQANGHIFATGIFPAGINGRQVY from the coding sequence ATGTCTCGTTTGGTGCTGATTTCCAACAAGCAGTGCGACGGTAAGGATCTGGCCTGCGCCGGCCAGACGCTGGCGGCCGACGCCGAACCGGGGCTGTGGCTCGGCTGGAACGGCGACGTGCAGAATTTCGCACAGCGCCCGATCAGTTGCCGCCAACGCACCGGTTACGATCAGGTGACCTTTCCGCTGTCGATCGAGGAGTTTCGCCGCCACTATCAGGGCTATTACCACGACGGCCTATGGCCGGTGTTCCACAACCAGCCGGAGAAGGCGCACTTCACGCCGGAAAACTACCGCGCCTACCGGCAGCTGAACCGCCGTTTTGCCGATATCGCCTGCGAGCACCTGTGCCCCGGCGACACCGTCTGCATCGACGACTACCAGCTGCTGCCTTGCGCCCAGGCGCTGAAGGAACAGGGGCTGCTGAACGCCTGCGCGTTCTTCTTCCACCTGCCGTTCCCGTCGGCGGCGCTGCTGCGGCGCATCCCGGAACATCGCCAGCTGATCGCGTCGCTGCTGTTCTACGATCTGATCGGCTTTACCACCACGGACGATCGCAACGCCTTTCTCAGCTGCCTGACGGCCGAGTTCCCGCTGGAGATGCTGCCCGACGATCAGATCCAGGCCAACGGGCATATTTTCGCCACCGGCATTTTCCCCGCCGGCATCAACGGCAGGCAGGTTTATTGA
- a CDS encoding GNAT family N-acetyltransferase: MNMQPQRASAQPLLCWRKGVFHISTDRQLLDIDAIQRFLNLPDRAAAERLARHGLCFGLYRKCHLLGFARMVTDYATFASVSELFVSAEYRGVGLGSWLTRCCLAHPALRGLRVTLPALQAPWRADGSAHALRALH, translated from the coding sequence ATGAATATGCAACCGCAACGGGCGTCCGCACAGCCGCTGCTCTGCTGGCGCAAAGGCGTTTTTCATATCAGCACCGATCGGCAGTTGCTGGATATCGATGCGATCCAGCGTTTCCTCAACCTGCCGGATCGGGCGGCGGCCGAGCGCCTGGCGCGCCACGGCCTGTGCTTCGGGCTGTATCGCAAGTGCCACCTGCTCGGTTTCGCCCGCATGGTGACCGATTACGCCACCTTCGCCTCGGTGAGCGAACTGTTCGTCAGCGCCGAATACCGCGGCGTCGGGCTGGGAAGCTGGCTGACGCGCTGCTGTCTGGCGCATCCGGCCTTGCGCGGCCTGCGCGTCACGCTGCCCGCGCTGCAAGCGCCCTGGCGCGCCGATGGTTCGGCGCACGCCCTGCGCGCCCTTCACTGA
- a CDS encoding glutamine synthetase family protein, producing MHANIIGFNPLLAELPASPTRAFHKELEHYLQRYPQTEQLDIYLHDLNGQLRGKRLPIAEAFGLEKGCYFPLSIYALDLHGRVIEESGLGQRAGEPDRLCLPVPGTLRPCARDPERHAQLLLTMQNADGGACELEPRVVLQRVLKRLHERNCFPVVAAELEFYLQDPQHPAEAETCPTQSFAVDAPERHHALLSDIERHARLQNLPLTGVVAEAASGQYELNLHHSRRVLEACDQIMALKRLTRQIAEQHHQHACFMAKPCAHAAGSGLHFHISLQDEHGENLLTGAPGELSDNMQQAMAGMLALMPASMAILAPNINAFRRFRPGMHVPLRASWGHNNRTVALRLPCADSANQRIEYRLAGADANPYLALAVMLGGLLHGLENPLPLPPAANGCESDNAAPLPLGQQEALTLFRHSDPLRELLGPAFCTLWHTCKSAELRRFEEQVTAAELGWML from the coding sequence ATGCATGCTAATATCATCGGCTTCAATCCGCTGCTGGCGGAGCTGCCCGCTTCGCCAACGCGCGCCTTCCACAAAGAGCTGGAACACTACCTGCAGCGCTATCCGCAGACCGAACAGCTGGATATTTATCTGCACGATCTGAACGGCCAGCTGCGCGGCAAGCGGCTGCCGATCGCCGAAGCCTTTGGGCTGGAGAAAGGCTGCTACTTCCCGCTGTCGATTTACGCCCTGGATCTGCACGGCCGGGTGATCGAAGAAAGCGGGCTGGGGCAGCGGGCGGGCGAGCCGGACCGTCTGTGCCTGCCGGTGCCCGGCACGCTGCGCCCCTGCGCGCGCGATCCCGAACGCCACGCCCAGCTGCTGCTGACGATGCAAAACGCCGACGGCGGCGCCTGCGAGCTGGAGCCGCGTGTGGTGCTGCAACGGGTGCTGAAGCGCCTGCACGAGCGCAACTGCTTCCCGGTGGTGGCGGCCGAACTGGAGTTCTACCTGCAGGATCCACAGCATCCCGCCGAGGCGGAAACCTGCCCAACGCAGAGCTTCGCGGTGGATGCGCCCGAGCGCCACCATGCGCTGCTGAGCGACATCGAACGGCACGCGCGCCTGCAAAACCTGCCGTTGACCGGCGTGGTGGCCGAAGCCGCCTCCGGCCAATACGAGCTGAATCTGCATCACAGCCGGCGCGTGCTGGAAGCCTGCGACCAGATCATGGCGCTGAAGCGCCTGACGCGGCAGATTGCCGAGCAACACCACCAGCACGCCTGCTTTATGGCCAAGCCCTGCGCCCACGCCGCCGGCAGCGGGCTGCATTTCCACATCAGTTTGCAGGACGAGCACGGCGAGAACCTGCTGACCGGCGCGCCGGGCGAACTAAGCGACAACATGCAGCAGGCGATGGCGGGCATGCTGGCGCTGATGCCGGCGTCGATGGCGATCCTGGCGCCCAACATCAATGCGTTCCGCCGCTTCCGCCCCGGCATGCACGTGCCGCTGCGCGCCTCCTGGGGCCACAACAACCGCACGGTGGCGCTGCGCCTGCCCTGCGCCGACAGCGCCAACCAGCGCATCGAATACCGCCTGGCCGGCGCCGACGCCAACCCCTATCTGGCGCTGGCGGTGATGCTCGGCGGCCTGCTGCACGGCCTGGAAAACCCGCTGCCGCTGCCGCCCGCGGCCAACGGCTGCGAGAGCGACAACGCCGCGCCCTTGCCACTCGGCCAACAGGAGGCGCTGACGCTGTTCCGCCACAGCGATCCGCTGCGTGAGCTGCTCGGCCCGGCGTTCTGCACCCTGTGGCACACCTGCAAAAGCGCCGAACTACGCCGCTTCGAGGAACAGGTCACCGCCGCCGAACTCGGCTGGATGCTGTAA
- a CDS encoding putative T6SS immunity periplasmic lipoprotein yields the protein MATTQGNARKLTAGEHRFYLSLLCALLLNGCQSTPPWYHPLDVSLKDNQPCFAVPINSVRSGDSLQNRGVIVSRQEQQQWHIVWTSPEVTPLPDLKPGQCVTYPQVNWAEGEYSVLLGVSMNNDTERRKYMRTFTLSIEHNGKTLLRSDH from the coding sequence ATGGCCACAACTCAAGGAAACGCCAGAAAACTTACGGCCGGTGAACACCGATTTTATCTCTCTTTGCTATGCGCACTGCTACTGAACGGCTGTCAATCCACTCCCCCCTGGTACCATCCGTTGGATGTCTCGCTAAAAGACAACCAACCTTGCTTTGCCGTGCCTATCAACAGCGTTCGCAGCGGCGACAGCCTGCAAAACCGGGGAGTGATCGTCTCACGACAGGAACAACAGCAATGGCATATCGTCTGGACCTCACCAGAAGTCACTCCGTTGCCTGACCTGAAACCCGGGCAATGCGTCACTTATCCGCAAGTAAACTGGGCTGAGGGAGAATACTCGGTCTTGCTCGGCGTCTCGATGAATAACGATACGGAAAGGCGTAAATACATGAGAACCTTTACTTTGAGCATCGAGCATAATGGAAAGACACTATTACGTAGCGATCATTAA
- a CDS encoding helix-turn-helix domain-containing protein — translation MSTLKQLLASRTPESRRRIEEMAEEMLFEAHLHQLREALNISQQELAKTLGISQPSVAAIEGRGNELKISTLKRYVEAMGGTLRLDVELPGGKHVGFTV, via the coding sequence ATGAGCACCTTAAAGCAACTGCTGGCCTCCCGCACCCCGGAGAGCCGCCGGCGCATCGAGGAAATGGCCGAAGAGATGCTGTTTGAAGCGCACCTGCACCAGCTGCGGGAAGCGCTGAATATTTCCCAACAGGAACTGGCGAAAACGCTGGGCATTTCCCAGCCTTCTGTCGCGGCCATCGAAGGGCGCGGCAATGAGCTGAAGATTTCGACCCTGAAACGCTACGTGGAAGCGATGGGCGGCACGCTGCGCCTGGACGTTGAGCTGCCGGGCGGCAAGCACGTCGGGTTTACGGTTTAA
- a CDS encoding LysR family transcriptional regulator, whose amino-acid sequence MKMSIKQLRAFLAVAHTLNFAQASERLNISQPALSLAIRGLEDALGGPLLLRTTRRVTLTPEGETFFPMARQLLADWDNAEEAMRQRFTLQMGKVAIAAMPSFAGNPLPPILKAFRDRYAGINVAVHDVINEQVFEMIREGRVEMGIAFEPEPSDTLHFTPLCRDRFLAVVPKDSALARKAQVSWKELLTLDFITLQRPSAVRLLLEQELARSGRTLEVAFESHQLVTVGRMVANGLGASAVPALCEKQMDELGAVCVPLIGPIIERRVGLIRLAQHQLSSAAQALATVIEREMAGSGAQPALKP is encoded by the coding sequence ATGAAAATGAGCATCAAACAGTTACGTGCGTTTTTAGCGGTAGCTCACACTCTGAACTTCGCCCAGGCCAGCGAGCGGCTGAATATTTCTCAGCCGGCGCTCAGCCTGGCGATCCGTGGGCTGGAAGACGCACTGGGCGGGCCGCTGCTGCTGCGCACCACCCGCCGGGTGACGCTGACGCCGGAGGGGGAAACCTTCTTCCCGATGGCGCGCCAGCTGCTGGCGGATTGGGACAACGCGGAAGAGGCGATGCGCCAGCGCTTCACCCTGCAGATGGGCAAGGTGGCGATCGCCGCCATGCCGTCGTTCGCCGGCAACCCGCTGCCGCCGATCCTCAAGGCGTTTCGCGATCGCTACGCCGGCATCAACGTGGCGGTGCACGACGTCATCAACGAGCAGGTGTTTGAAATGATCCGCGAAGGGCGGGTGGAGATGGGCATCGCCTTTGAACCGGAGCCGAGCGACACCCTGCACTTCACCCCGCTGTGCCGCGATCGCTTTCTGGCGGTGGTGCCGAAGGATTCGGCGCTGGCGCGCAAGGCGCAGGTAAGCTGGAAAGAGCTGCTGACGCTGGATTTCATCACCCTGCAGCGGCCATCGGCGGTGCGGCTGCTGCTGGAGCAGGAGCTGGCCCGCAGCGGGCGAACGCTGGAGGTGGCGTTTGAAAGTCACCAGCTGGTGACGGTCGGGCGCATGGTGGCCAACGGCCTCGGCGCAAGCGCGGTGCCGGCGCTGTGCGAGAAACAGATGGATGAGCTGGGGGCGGTCTGCGTGCCGCTGATCGGCCCGATCATCGAACGGCGCGTGGGCCTGATCCGCCTGGCGCAGCACCAACTCTCATCCGCCGCGCAGGCGCTGGCGACGGTGATCGAACGGGAAATGGCGGGGAGTGGCGCACAGCCTGCACTTAAACCGTAA
- a CDS encoding CoA transferase subunit A has translation MAGLDKRVGSYQEALAGLTDNMTVLAGGFGLCGIPENLIEEIRRRGVRGLTVVSNNCGVDGFGLGRLLETQQIRKVVGSYVGENALFEQQALSGELEVDLTPQGTLAEKIRAGGAGIPAFFTATGYGTPIAEGKEVREFNGRPYIMETAITGDFAIVKGWKADHFGNVIYRHTAQNFNPLMATAGRITVVEVEEIVAPGELDPAAIHTPGIYVDRLIQGTFEKRIEQRTLRA, from the coding sequence ATGGCAGGGCTCGACAAACGCGTCGGCAGCTACCAGGAAGCGCTGGCAGGCCTGACGGACAACATGACGGTGCTGGCGGGCGGCTTTGGCCTGTGCGGCATCCCGGAAAACCTGATCGAAGAGATCCGCCGGCGCGGCGTGCGCGGGTTGACGGTGGTCTCCAACAACTGCGGCGTCGACGGATTCGGCCTCGGGCGGCTGCTGGAAACCCAGCAGATCCGCAAGGTGGTGGGATCTTACGTCGGCGAAAACGCGCTGTTCGAGCAGCAGGCGCTCAGCGGCGAACTGGAGGTGGATCTCACGCCGCAGGGCACGTTGGCGGAGAAGATCCGCGCCGGCGGCGCCGGTATCCCGGCGTTCTTCACCGCCACCGGTTACGGCACGCCGATCGCCGAAGGCAAAGAGGTGCGCGAGTTCAACGGCCGCCCTTACATCATGGAAACCGCCATCACCGGCGATTTCGCCATCGTTAAAGGCTGGAAGGCCGATCACTTCGGCAACGTCATCTACCGCCACACCGCACAGAACTTCAATCCGCTGATGGCGACCGCCGGGCGCATCACGGTGGTGGAAGTGGAAGAGATCGTCGCGCCGGGCGAGCTGGATCCGGCGGCGATCCACACCCCCGGCATCTACGTCGATCGGCTGATCCAGGGCACCTTCGAGAAGCGTATCGAACAACGCACCCTGCGGGCATAA
- a CDS encoding CoA transferase subunit B: MLTREQMAQRVAQELRDGYYVNLGIGIPTLVANYVPAGMDVMLQSENGLLGMGEFPTEQQLDADMINAGKQTVTARLGASIFDSAQSFAMIRGGHVDLTVLGAFEVDVEGNIASWMIPGKMVKGMGGAMDLVAGAENIIVVMTHAAKGGESKLLPRCTLPLTGANCIRKVLTDLAYLEIEDGAFVLRERAPGVSVAEIVAKTAGRLIVPEQVPEMRF; encoded by the coding sequence ATGCTTACCCGTGAACAAATGGCGCAGCGCGTGGCGCAAGAGCTGCGGGACGGTTACTACGTCAACCTGGGCATCGGCATCCCGACGCTGGTGGCCAACTACGTGCCGGCGGGCATGGACGTGATGCTGCAGTCGGAAAACGGCCTGCTGGGGATGGGCGAGTTCCCGACCGAGCAGCAGCTGGACGCAGACATGATCAACGCCGGCAAGCAGACGGTCACCGCACGCCTCGGCGCGTCGATCTTCGATTCGGCGCAGTCGTTCGCCATGATCCGCGGCGGCCACGTCGATCTGACCGTGCTGGGGGCGTTTGAAGTGGACGTCGAGGGCAACATCGCCTCGTGGATGATCCCCGGCAAGATGGTCAAGGGCATGGGCGGTGCGATGGATCTGGTGGCGGGGGCGGAGAACATCATCGTGGTGATGACCCACGCCGCGAAAGGCGGCGAGTCCAAGCTGCTGCCGCGCTGCACGCTGCCGCTGACCGGCGCCAACTGCATCCGCAAGGTATTGACCGATCTGGCCTATCTGGAAATTGAAGACGGCGCCTTCGTGCTGCGCGAACGCGCGCCGGGCGTCAGCGTGGCGGAGATTGTCGCCAAAACCGCCGGCCGGCTGATCGTGCCGGAGCAAGTGCCGGAAATGCGTTTCTGA